ATCTCCAGGCTGACAAAAACATTTGACCAGATCAATACCCCAAGCATCACACCAGCCTGTCCATAGGCTTCTCCAAATAAAAATGGCACCAGCCATTGCGCCACAAACACCACCGGAAGCGCAAGCGCATAGGAAGAAAACACCATCAAACGGTAGAGCTTTTGCAATCTCTCATAAAAAAGCTCCTCGCTGATTCCCTTTGCCTCCACAATTGCCGGGTACACCGACCAGTAAATCGCCGCCGGAATAAAATACCAGACCTCCGATAAGCGTACCGCCACCGAGTAAATTCCGACAGCCTCATTACCAGCCAGCTCCCCAAGTAAAATCTGATCAATGCGCAAATAGATCATGATTACCACAGCCGACAACATCAAAGGCCAACTGTCCCGCAGCATCTTTGCAGCAGCCTGATAGCGCCAACGCCAGAGTGACAAGCGCTCGGCCTTCGAAAGATATACTGCTATCAGACCAAACGCCCCCAGGATCACTTCCAGCAGCGTAACCCATGCAAAAGCAATCAGAGGTAATTCCATAAGAATCATGCCGACCTTGACCAGTGCACAGAGAAAAAACGCGCTGCCTTTGGCCATTACCATATATTTTGCCTGAACCTGTGAGTGAAACCAGAACTCAATAATAAAAAAACCATGGAACAACGAACCAGCCGCCACAATACCCACCAGCCAGTGGCTGAGCGTATCCTCCGGGCGCAGCAACACAATAACCACCATCGCCACCATAAAACTGATCGCCCCACTCACCATCCTCAGACCAAAAGCCGTACCCAGGATTTCATATCTCTTTTCAGGTGCGCGCACCACATCACGCACCACAATATCATCCATACCAAGCCCCGCGATGGCCGTAAACAACGCAGTAAAGGCAAGAGCATAGCTGAACAGGCCAAACTGCTCCGGTCCAAGATAACGAGCCAGCCAGATACCGACAAGCAGGCCAACACCCATACGCAGAATCTGATCACCAAACTGCCAGGCCGTGT
This portion of the Desulfurispirillum indicum S5 genome encodes:
- a CDS encoding flippase yields the protein MASSPLINQPWLKYLPLCIRRRVEGQVYLQNVVGNTAWQFGDQILRMGVGLLVGIWLARYLGPEQFGLFSYALAFTALFTAIAGLGMDDIVVRDVVRAPEKRYEILGTAFGLRMVSGAISFMVAMVVIVLLRPEDTLSHWLVGIVAAGSLFHGFFIIEFWFHSQVQAKYMVMAKGSAFFLCALVKVGMILMELPLIAFAWVTLLEVILGAFGLIAVYLSKAERLSLWRWRYQAAAKMLRDSWPLMLSAVVIMIYLRIDQILLGELAGNEAVGIYSVAVRLSEVWYFIPAAIYWSVYPAIVEAKGISEELFYERLQKLYRLMVFSSYALALPVVFVAQWLVPFLFGEAYGQAGVMLGVLIWSNVFVSLEMARSSFLTVMNWTRMYLVTVVLGCLLNIALNLWLIPIYGGIGAAVASLVAYWFAAHGSCFLFRQLRPTGRMLSSALVNPRFW